The following DNA comes from Anastrepha obliqua isolate idAnaObli1 chromosome 1, idAnaObli1_1.0, whole genome shotgun sequence.
aataacaaaatttcaaacaaattctttgttcaacttgaatttccatcgttaaattcgaagaacatactcgagcttgacttgtttagagtagcacagaaaacaaactatgtgacatatcacactgaaattttccatgtaagcttataacagtcctaccaaaaaacaaaaaaattatttttgccatatgtcatccgcggaccgttttattgataacgtctcgttgatatttgagtagaagctaTGTCTGTATATTACATgatacaaaaaagaaagtagTTCCTCTTAATGACACTAGTCACGTTAGCCATTTGCTTTCCATAATTTTATGCGGCAACGCAgctaataatacaaaaaaattatgaagcaGGGAtccgtaaaaaatattttagtgaagCTATTTACCATGGCTATTTTTGTATCATGGTATATAGTATTATAACTTCCCCGATAAGTTGCAATAACAAGTAAATTGAATGTGACAAATGTAGTTTTTTTCTGCTTCTGCTCGTACAGCACTTCTCTTGGATGATAAAAATACTGTATTTGTCTGCGGGAAAATACTTGTTGTGTCGCATTCAATTTATTCTCTTTTGATTTGGCGGAGTACAATCGCTTGTTTGCTGGAAGAACGTCACAAACCGAAACAGATAAGTATGAACAAATGGCCTCCAGCATTTCTTTTATACTGTGTAAAAAATCCATGCGATATCTATTAACTGTATCTCTTTAGATGTAAGACATATCCATTGAAGCCGTTATTTTGAATTCTTGATTATTTAAGTTACTACATTTTTCCAGCAAGCGAgcactgtatatatgtacgtatgtgtaaaCATTAGAATGCAGACAAGTTAAATATCGTTTACAAGCAAACATTACCAAAAAAGAAGTGACGTATGTTAACAACTCTACTAGTAtgtattttaacttaaaataaaaaagaaactgcattcaaaataaaattacaaacaaaaaattcgctTTATTTACCACAAGGAAGCTGGCTGAATAAATAtggataataattataattcacATGTACTCACCTTTAGAGCAGATTTCAACACGACAACATCGCCAGGACTCTGTACCCAAGGTTCTCCATCGACTTGAACTGGCATATCCGagtataaatgaatttttatatgagccccctgtaaaataaaattttaaaattaagttattaaaCATGGACCAAATTAATTATAGAATCACATCATTCCATTTTGAGTGTTGTgtacaataaattaattattttgaaatatttctacCAAGTATTTGAATTTTCCTGTTCGTACTGATTCGTATACAAATTCTCGATTGAATGGCGTAGGGCGATTCGACACTGGTATTTATAATTCGCGCAACTGCCTGCCGGATATCAAAATCTCCATGTCTTGAGGATCTCGTTAAATTCAAGTGTGgagtttgattttatttatgaattcgGTGTAAACTATCCATTGTATTTGTTCCACACATGAAACAATCTCAATGGGAAACTAACTGAAATAATGATCGCAGAAACGAGTGAGCTTAATGTTGAGAAATAAAGGCATTGGTGGGTGTGCGATCCCAATCAATGTCAATGACTCGATATGTTGCGCACAACCTTAACCCTACAGTTCATAGAAATTTAAAAGAGGTCGGACTTCGTTAAGTCAATAAGGAAAAGGTAAGCAATTCGCCATTGCTCGAATGAAATGTGTAAATGCGCTCCAATACAACGGTTGAATGTTCGGCGCTGCGATGCTTTGATTATGCGTCCATATGAAATATAAGCTTGTCAGCGTTATCGCTGGTGGTCGTTTAGCTCTCTGCGCTGTGTTTTCCGTCATGATATAAACTCGCTGTGCATTCTCCAGGTGCACAAATAAGTGGACCACAGTGGAATGGTTTTAGTTTGGAaggttttacttaattttaaaattgtgcttGCTATATTTACTTTGATCCTTAGGGTATTTTTGCCATGTTTTAACTGTATTATGTCATGTCAATACGTCTCTTAGCTATTAATATTTGATTCGTTTAAGATTTTACAAACCTGTGCAATTCTCATTGCTGTTCGTATTCCGGACTGTATTTGTCCTAAGTGTACAACACCTGTAACACCAACAATCTCCAACCAACCATCGTAGTGATTTGGACTAGAGAAGTGATCATCCTTATCCGGACCCCAGGGATTGGCACCGCTGCCCcaactaaatataaaatacattaatAAGCTTTACACTTAATTTTCTGATTATTTTCATCTCACCCATCGTTTTGGTACTTaccttaaaatattcaaaataattatccCCTCAACAGGTGGCAGTTCAACGACTTTACCATCAACTTCCAATTTTAGTTCTTTATGCAGATCTTTAACTGTCTTACGTCCAACAATCTTTCTTAAGCCCATTTTAACATAATAACCTTTATTGTGTAGACGGGAATTGAATTTGTTGGGATTTTCCTCGCGTGCATTGTGAAAATCTAGGCAAAGATCGGCATCAATGCCAATACCGAAATAGttattcataacaaaaatttgtgaattgtCCTCATTCTGGGCTCCACCACCTAcagatataaatatttatttaataagttAGTATTCGCCATTTTAATACATTTGTGCTAGtgtaaaaattacaataaaagtgTGATAGTGTAAGAAGTTTAAACACACGTACAACAACAAACGAAAGCTTAACATTTCATTGTTAAATCAGATAACACGTTTTGCCATTGCTTTcactttgtatgtatttatatgctcATAAATCTTAAACAAGGATTAAAATATATAGATTGGCTAAATAATAGCTTAGGACGATCCGCTCGGCATGGAATATATCACTTCTTTGGGGATATAGTCGGAAGAATGTATGAATGGCAACGGCAATTTGCTTAAATGACATTATTCGCAGACAATATCGGAAAAATGCGTGACTTTATTAAAATGAGTAAGAAATCGCATGTGAAAAAGGATTTGAAAAGGCGTGCAAAATTGTGCATCGAAGCAGACGGCGGTGAatatattgattaataaaaaatataacaggTCAACAAAGTTAGTAcactgattttttttacttctaaatgatcgtttttttcttgttttttaatttctaaggtTTGTGCACTTTGTTTACGTAAGAAGGCCCCTTGTTGTGTTAAAAATGCGCAAATTAAGCCTCAATGCGGAGTGATCTGAAAAATGTACCATCACCAAATTTTTACTGCGTTTACGCTAAACCTTGAAAAAACCTTTCAAATTTCATATCCGGCATTTTGACAATCATAGCTTTCAGGGGGCAATAAAAGTGGTAACAAACACTTATTTCAAATTGTTCAATCATATGATACTAATTTGCAACAGCATTACTACAAACTTAAAACACATGTATCGCTTGCTTGCTCCAAAACATTTATGTAAGTAAGAATTAAATGACGTTGACGTGCTTTCTTACGTTTCTGTTTTCAAGTCAGGAAGATCATATGGGAATGGGGGATGTGTGCATGATTCTTCgagtattatatgtatttacaaacacatacatttgtataaaaGTTATGTTAGAGTACTATTTACTATGGATCTTTAGTAAATATTATGTAGTTCACAGGTATGCACACGACTgaattaaatataaacaaatttaaatataaataaaaaagataaattttcaaatagtaTAGAATAGGCTAACGGTTGAAGTAAAAGAGCTGTCACAATACAACTAAAAATCAAACATTGTATTGACTTtaagttgttaaaaaatttactatcattaataataaacataataatagtaaaattattaaaaataataaaacaaataaattaataatatagataataaaaaataataataatgataataataaaagaaataacaattataagaaatacaaaattttgcacATCAAATGACCTGATATTTCAGTCGATGTAATGGCCGGTAATTGATGATGCTGATTTGTTTGTTGCGATAGATGTGCTTGGtgagccttcttcttcttacccGTTGTATTTGAGGGCGCCTTCAGTGCAGGCTCTTCCGGCTTGTCTTCCGGATGGAATACAACCGTCCAACGATCCAGACGTATCTCCTCAGCTTCGATAACGTCGCGCAGCAAATTCAAAGGATCTTCACCACCCGTATAGCCAGAACCCCAGCAAAGCACGCGCGCCAAATCATTGCCTGTCGATATGTAATTGATAAATAACCGCAATTTTATAAAGTTATAGGAAAATGTAAACGGAGTTAATTTTACTTACCAGTACCCAAAGGTACTATAGCGCAGGGGGGGCTTGAACATTCTGAATCCTGTCCTACATTGTCCAGGCATTGCAATACCCAGCCGATGGTGCCGTCACCGCCACATACCAAAATCTTGTAGTTAGCAATTTGCCGGAAAACATATaaactaatataaaacaaatttttttttaacaaattatttagTGGTTCGAGGAATGTATCAAGTTGTTCTCTTACCCCGGCAGTGGTCCACCATTATCCAAATCGAATACCTGGTAAGGATTGAGAAGTTTTCTGAAACTGGATATCAGTTCAAGACCTTGACAACCGCCTGATTTTACGTTAACAAACACTAGTAGTGGCCTCACATCTGGCGGGACCATACTTGGTTCAATGTTTGGTAATAGCATAACCAGGAGTTTCTTATCTTCTATAATAGTTTCGCGTAAGTTATAGAAAGCTCGAACCtgcgaaaaattaaataagaaataatatgtatacatctatatataatataacacatgggctgaaaagccctgggcctaacacatagatggcactagttttattgcattcacctctttttcagttagtactaacctgaAAAAGacatgttaaaatttcatgatattctgcTCATTAGTTCgcgagttattgtgctaagagggacgctacttttgttatttttaaaacaatggaattcgtgttttaattttacactgcttcttgatggagaaaaataccgttcaagcaaagAAACTACTTGAAAAgtttatggggactccgctgcatcagaaacaacaataagacgatggtttgctgacttcaaacgtggtcgtagagacactgatgatgcacaacgcattggacgtccaaatgaggcggtaacaccagaaaacatcaagaaaatcctcaaaatcgttttgaatgatagaAAAGTGTAGTtgtgtgagttagctgacatcgtaaagatatcaaaagaacgtgttggctttatattgtatgaacatttgactatgagaaagctctctTCAAAGTCGGTGCCGCGTTGCCCACTGTTGACCAACCTCTCCCTGTcacaaatcaatcaaaaaatggcaaaactaAATGAATTGAACTTTAAGTTGCTTCTACATCCTCCCTATTCGcgagatttggctcccagcgactactggctgttcgcaaatctaaaaaaactgctcgccggtaagaaatttcgctcgaatgaagagatcGCTGAAAccgaggcctattttgaggcaaaagataaattgttctacaaaagtggtattgaaatgttagagcatgTAGATTGCGTTGTTCATtgtggaaattacgttgatgactAAActtaattttgagcaaaaaagaaTGTGTtgttctttgttaggcccggaatTTTACAGCCGGAACTTAACAGACCATGTGTTAATAATTTAAAGTAATAGTTAAAAAACAAGGGAAGTCAATAAAGTAATGTGTATTACAACAATACTTCTTAATATAATCAAAATAAAGCTAATTCAATAACATGAAATAAAAGCATTACTGTACTACTTATAATTCCCCAAAAAAGATGtcgcatatgtatacataacagatttatggaaaaaaataaaatggcctTTGTGTGAAGGATTAACGAACATGATTAAATTGCTTACCGCTTTTTGTGCATCTTCGAATGATAATACTACCGAACCGTATTCGTAGTAGATGGGTCCAATGCTGGTAAATTTGTTGTCGTCGGTAACATATTTATTCAAGGTTTGTTCGTAGTTACGTTGTGATAAGCCCGGTGGTAAATTTCCAACGAATAGTGCGATATTTGGACCGTGAGGATCCTGTTTATGCTGCATATAAAAACGCATCAATTCCATTTGCCTGATGGAATCTTTGCCCAATTGTTTCATAATATCCCATGGGCGTTCATTCCACGATAGTATGCGCTCAGTTACACCACGATCTAGCAATACTTCGGAACAtctatgcaaaaattatacacacaATTCAGTTAGAATATCGGCCCACTGGTAGTACCAAACTTTTCGGGAGAGTTACCTATAATCTTGAATTTGATTATCTTGTAAGCCAAATCTATCTAGAGCATCGCGAATCAAATCCTTAATAATGGTAGTATTTTCAACAGGAACACTAACGAAAGGGTCTTCCAGGGAGCATTGCAATTTACCCGGATAGACACGTACGTATCCCTTGTCCTTATCGTGAAACCTGAGATATATAGCTGGTCTCTTGCCTTCCAGATGTGTCAAATTTATGATGGGCGTCGGGTCCTGTAGTGGAGCGTCCTCCATGCCAGATGGAGCATACAAGTCAGTCATATAAAATGCctatataaatgtaaataaatatttgtttttaagaaatattaggTACGTTgagtttcaatattttcaacaacttACGCTTGGATCCCTGGTTATATGGAATGCACGCAGCGCTGTAGTTAATAGTTGTTCTAAGGTATATGTACGCGGCACAGTAATTACCCGATATAGCTGACGTCTGACTGAGTTATTGCCGTCAAAAACTTTGATcatttctgttaaaaaaaccaaacctgtAGTACATTTTCTTGAAGATATATTCTCGCCACTATTTAATTCCTACCAATGTCCTTTTCCTCACTTTCTTTCTCCTTTTTGGTTTTATCCTTATCTGACTTCTCCGACTTGTGCGAAGTAGATTCGGGACGATAGTGTGAAGATGTGCCACTTCCCCCACTAACGGCACTAGCGTGCATTGCATCGGTTTTCGTGACCGATTCTTCATCTTTGAAGCGTGGCGTGTCGCCGCTACTGAACTCCTCTGATATACTTCGTGCTATGTCGCGATGGATGTGAAAGTGTTTTATTCAAATCAGTTTATGTTTCTTTAAAAGAATGTTTTAAAACAAAGGCATAGACTCCATTCTAGTAGAATATATCTTAGTAGATGCAATAATAATCgttttacatacatttcaacAATGTTAGTTGGTTTAGGTTTCTAATTACAATACTCGGACTTTactatatacaaatatgtatacgaaaagctatttttagtatttttagtaTTATTAGTAAAATTAGGCCTCCTTTGAGGTAAGCTTGAACGAATGGATACTAAGCGGAGTTCACTTTGCTACATTTGGTCCAACCTCGATTGTATGATTATAAAAGTGAGTCCATTTGTATACGAGTACATGCCAACCTCTAAGGAcaactgaaaattatttttaatgagttacaACGAATGCTTACAAAATTATAGCTTCCCGTTATTGAAATAATATtagtttcatataaaaaaaaactatttcaatattttattcaaaaaatttaatcaaaacaatGAAAACAGCAGATACATTTTAACAACTACCGAAGCgtactaaaatttgtttttacatacataGTAAATTCAAGTACTATGTAGTGAAGTCAGTAGTCATTAAAATtctagtttaaaaaatgtttagtttagAATACTTCAATccttaagaaatataaaataaatttgtgaagATAAAAAGCTCAATATATGTACAAGTTTGAATGTATGGGTCTAAAACGGACTTCATCGGTAGTTTATTTCACTTATCCTATCCAACTCCATGCGTTTCTTGGTCAGAGTTTCCCTACCTTAGAGGTTAGCGAGGAAACTAAAATACAACGACCAAGTTCTAATAATTTGGCTAATAGAAAGTTCATTTTGTGGTCTATTACTAAATTTAGCGAGTTTCAAATTAGTTCACTACGTACTTGAATCATTCATTAGTTTACTAATTTTATCATAACAATGCCATAAAAGTTAATCGGAAATATGGAATAACTGCATTGCTCCATTTTTAGGCTGTTTCCATTAAAGCCAAACTCGGGTTTGCTGGTCTTGCGTTTGAGAGAATTGTCAACCGCTTCCGCTGCGTGTCTGATGAAAATTGTGTTTAAAGTGTTTCGTTCTTGTTtatgtacagggtttgattgaaaagtaatgagccctCCCGCGCGGagtgtctgccaagcgatcaaccgaatcggctggtgggggaaaatgatcgttggaccttccactagaaaccggtcccagttcgctggcaacagaggagcagtcaacatcactccgcgcgtgaaagctgttttaaaagtgtgttaggattttgcagtggcgaaaatgcagcgatcgttggagcaacgttactccaTCAAATTTTGCGTGAAGCTAAACAGGAGGGCTACTTAAGGAGGCTTACGGgaaccaatctctgtccagtgcccaggtacaagtcgttcaaggaaggccgggagtacgtcgaagacgaacagcgatctgcaAGGCCTTctacgacgcaaacagacgaagacctctgcattggccaagatggtgGTTTCGGTACT
Coding sequences within:
- the LOC129243884 gene encoding diacylglycerol kinase theta isoform X4, producing the protein MADGGHTFVKKTFGKPTYCHHCSDLIWGIIQIGYICEVCNFVIHDRCVSNVVTPCSGIAPCIIKNPVAHCWSEPTHHKKKFCTVCRRRLDDSPAVHCLICEYFAHLECQDFAVPDCTENATYVPGKELQSVKHQHHWREGNLPPTSKCAYCKKTCWSSECLTGYRCEWCGMTTHGGCRMYLPTECSFGVLQPIYLPPHSVSIPRTEVPIEAIIGVQVKSKTVLVRDYSCPRSISEEFSSGDTPRFKDEESVTKTDAMHASAVSGGSGTSSHYRPESTSHKSEKSDKDKTKKEKESEEKDIEMIKVFDGNNSVRRQLYRVITVPRTYTLEQLLTTALRAFHITRDPSAFYMTDLYAPSGMEDAPLQDPTPIINLTHLEGKRPAIYLRFHDKDKGYVRVYPGKLQCSLEDPFVSVPVENTTIIKDLIRDALDRFGLQDNQIQDYRCSEVLLDRGVTERILSWNERPWDIMKQLGKDSIRQMELMRFYMQHKQDPHGPNIALFVGNLPPGLSQRNYEQTLNKYVTDDNKFTSIGPIYYEYGSVVLSFEDAQKAVRAFYNLRETIIEDKKLLVMLLPNIEPSMVPPDVRPLLVFVNVKSGGCQGLELISSFRKLLNPYQVFDLDNGGPLPGLYVFRQIANYKILVCGGDGTIGWVLQCLDNVGQDSECSSPPCAIVPLGTGNDLARVLCWGSGYTGGEDPLNLLRDVIEAEEIRLDRWTVVFHPEDKPEEPALKAPSNTTGGGAQNEDNSQIFVMNNYFGIGIDADLCLDFHNAREENPNKFNSRLHNKGYYVKMGLRKIVGRKTVKDLHKELKLEVDGKVVELPPVEGIIILNILSWGSGANPWGPDKDDHFSSPNHYDGWLEIVGVTGVVHLGQIQSGIRTAMRIAQGAHIKIHLYSDMPVQVDGEPWVQSPGDVVVLKSALKATMLKKIRGKRRLTEPHISPAVLASSLSASATASAAAAQGANQINICGSAGSGLGLGQTGSASENGDRDREPTIGT